TATTCACAATCCACATATTCTGCAGACATTCCacaattcaacattgatCAATACATAAATTCCGATGAAGATCATGAAGTATATCCAACGGTGAACCAAACGCTCTCAAATCATAGCTCTCCCCATAGTACAGCATCAATTGGATCTGAAGTCAACAAGCAAGAGCCCAAAACCAAATCACATGCAGCACCTAAAAAGAAGACAAGTAAAGGAGCCCATTGTCCCGTTTGTGACAAGTTCATTAGTCGTGATTTAACTCGTCATATGCGAATAcataatgaaattggtaGATTCCAATGTGTTTACCCTAGAGAAATGTGTAATCACAAGacacaaaattttaatcGACCTTATGATTACAAGAAACATTTGTTGCATCTgcatttcaaatttgacgATGCAAGGGGTAAGACGGCTCATACTTTAGGAGATAAATTACCATTGAGTGGTGAATGTGTGGCTTGTGGTGCAAGATACATTGCTAATGAATGGTTGAGCGAGCATGTATTGACTAGAAATGAGGAGCATAGATGTGCATATGTTGATGCTAAGGCTCTGATTGAACAATCTTGAAAAGAGATCGATTTTATCCTTCTTGAAGTATGGTTTATAGAGATTTCTAATTCGTAAATGTGTTATTCAGTTTGTACTTATTCAGTATGGTATGATTGGAGTTTGTTGGTAAAGCTATTCTCGTTTTTTACCCCAAAATTATTTTCTctaaaatatcaaaaaccCTTAACTCGAGACTGATCATAGAAGATCTCATACACCTGGTAGGATGTCGAAAATACAGCAATTCGCACCGATACGACAGGTGCTATACAAGCACATGTCATTGGCTCCTTCAGTGCGAGGGATGCCATCTAGCCAACTACAATCACTTTATAACAACCACCAGCAACTTCTTCCActtcaacagcaacaaccaTGGACTCCCCAACAATATCTCCCGCCATTTCCACCACTACGCGTTAAACCATGTACTAGATTTAGCAAAATACCACATCTTTGTAACAAGGGTGATAATGACATCTCCCCTGAAGATAAACTCGATCTTGAGCGAAAGATGAATCTCCTGAATTTAATCGATAAACTAAAAATCCAGATCCCCAATATACTAGAACACAACTTATCAAAGGACATAGTCTCAAGAAACATTTATCTCCGAATATGCCCATCccaatttgatgaaaactATTTACCAAAACTACATGGCACTATTGCTTACAATAGTGCATGTAAAGCAATAACACTATTCATTACATCAATTATCCTTAGTCCTCAAGTGAAACTCCACATATCAAGTATCAAAACATCGCAGAAACCCGATCCACAATGTATGTTCAGCACAACCATGAAAGTATACGTTCGTTGGAGTACATGTATGCCCAATTGTGAACATTTAGGAGTACAGTCAACATCAAATGCTCATTTTGGATCGCATAAATGGTCACATGAAGATACAAAGAAATTAATGGGTACAAATGTTACCTTATCGGGGTTGATTGGTAAATTGACTGGTGCAGTGATGGGTGTATctaaagaaaaacaaaaggatTTGGAAAGGGTCATTTCAGGATTGTTcatatttgaattgaataatgagTGTGATCAGATATTGGTGCACACGGTTGAGAATATGAATATTATCGAGAGGTTTGAAGAAGAGCCTGAGAATGCATTGAGAGTATGTTGAAAAGAGGGACGTGGAGAGCAAATAATTGTAAATAGATTGGCTTAACCTCGCATGTAAATATGTTTACATTATAATAATCTAGAGAGGTAATTTCATAACTCATAATTAGTAGCAAATCCGTTGAAGGCTTCATCTCGTCAAGTTAGCCCTAAAATGCAACTCCAACGCTGTCTGCAAAGCGAGCAATTTGTACAAGATGACCAATTGTAGCAATATCACAATCAAAGCAAGAATGTAACCGGGATGCAATATCCTTGAAATTAATGCTTCAGTAGTGGCGGATGTTGTTGCCACTGCACTCTTCACCTCCACagatttcttttcatcagccatcttctttttcttctttttgggGGCAATTTCACTTGGTCCATCCACATAGTAGATATTTTtctcaacttcttctttcaattccttcaccaattcattcaaagtAGTCGTTGATCCACTTATTGACAGTTTTTCAATCACTGATTTCATCCAGGATTTCCCCTTCCATTCAATATAGAGACTAATTAATAAATTTGTAGTATTCAGCTCATCCCAATTAAAGACGTATCGCGTCTTTACCGCAAACGCATTACCCAGTGGAACATCAGGCGTTTGGGTTGTGGTGGTTACAACCACATAATCGGCAAGGTTCATGTGCTCTATAGTTTCCGTCACTTCACATCTTGTTGACTTAGGACCAATTGAGTATCCTAGCTGACGACGATACGTGTattctcttttcaatagCAGTGGatcttcaaatgatgacTTAAAGTCAGTGATTTCCGATATTTCCAGTCCATCATGGCGCTTCAAAAACTCAACTTGGAAATCTGTGTTGGAACCGAATAGTATGGAAAATACTACACCTAATGGAGCATCGATCCTCGTTTCTATCAAGTCGACTTCTTGGGGGAACTTGGTGTACTTTGCAGTTGTAGATGCATGAGTGTCAGGACCAAggttttgatatttggaTTCTGGTTTAAGCTTTGCCACTTTTGAAGGTTTCGTACTGATTCCAAGCGCAGGCAATAATCCTCCATTTTTCGGCTCATCATCAGACCCCTCATCTTCACCAGACTCTTCTTGATCTGTATCATCTTGACCTCTTGGAGTAGgctcatcatcaccatcgAGTGACATAATATAAGACTGTACTCTAGGTGAAGTCATATTAGCTAGTGACTCGGAATCATCATGGCTTGCCTGAGGAGATTCAAATGATTGCTCCTGATTCGTTCTTCCTGTTTTTCCCTTCCATACAGTAGTCATTAGGTCATAAGTTTGGTCTCGAGATAAAAAGCTTGCAAACGTATGCACTGTTCCATCTTCTGTTTCGATGCTGATACCATTGGGGAATAATCCGGCAGTTGACCGTTTCTCAAATTTAACAATATCGTCAAACTTGAGGGCTAAATTTGTAACCCATCCCAATAAATTCGAGTTGAAACAAAGATAACTTTCACTGACGTATGCTCTACCCTGAAGTAAAATTTCGCGACTCAAAGCACAAGAGAAATCATCCAATAACCTGTCTGTCAAGTCAAGggaattgaacaattgatgaaactCAACATTTCTCTTGATGGTGGCGTATCTGTATTTTGAATCCTTGTAAAACTCATCCACGTACAATCTAGTATCAAACTTGCTTGTAGGAGGAGGTGTTGTCAACAGTGTCGATGgatcaaatgaatcaaacGTGTTTTCACTTACAGTTCTCTTTGATTTGCGGTATGTAATAATTTTGGGCGATCCTAATTTCCGATCAAGATCGTTCGAGTTATTTGAAGTCGGCGAAGTCGTTTGATTATTAGCATCGATGCTTTGAAGGTTCTGGAGAAACCTAGGTTTATCTTTATTATCTGATTCATGTGTAGATTGTTGAGTACTTGAATCCTTTGAAATCACTGAGCTGGCGTCTTCCTTCGTTGTTAACGGATTCAATGGCGTTTTGCTAAAAGTTGATGTCAAAGAAATGGATGATCTGACACCAGTTGAGCCAACATCTGAGTGTTCAGCTTGCtttaatttattgattattTCGATTTGCTGAGCAAGCTGTCGCAGTTGTTGTTCATCTGAGTTGGCTCGGGTTAGCCTAGTTGGTCTTGATTTTGTagcttgttgttgctgcaaAGTTGACGATTGCTCTAGTGGGAGTGAATCAGTCGACGGTGGAAATGAGTAATCCCAAGCATCTTCCTCGTCATCTACTGGATCAATATCAGGCATAACAGTAGTAGTGATGTATCTTCTAGTAGTGTATTATGTGCTTGCTATGATTCACCAAGTGTAGTTAGTTTAGAGCTTGAGTCGCATAtgacaaaaaaattatgaGCCTATACGATTGCGAAACGAGAGTATTTAAACTCCGACTAACATAAAACCAACGACTGGAACTTCAAGATACTACACAAGCTTTATTTAAATAACGGAACACAGTGTTTATTCGACAAACCTATATGCGATGTTCCTATATGATTTGttctctttttttgatAGACCCATAATAAATTACTTTGAAATGATTatacaataaaaaaaaatgttgtttagaattgaataaaatgCAAGTCATTCATTGACCATTAaagtgtgtgtgtgtgttaAAATCAGAATTTCTTCCTCCTTATTGGTTTTCTGGACGCAATTTTCTAACTTCCTTACCAACTTTCCAGATTTCCATATTTCTGATAGTCTGtaattcttcttccaatcTATCTCTGTAGTCTGGTTGCGAGTTGAAGTCAAGAGATCTCTTGGTTTCAGTACCGTTTCTAACAGATTCGTACAATTCCTCAAAGACTGGTTTCAAAGCATCCTTGAATCTTGGGTACCAGTCCAAAGCACCTCTTCTAGCAGTAGTGGAACAAGCGTCGTACATGTAGTCCATACCGTATTTACCAATCAATGGATATAATGATTGAGTAGCTTCTTCGACGGTTTCATTGAAAGCTTCAGATGGAGTGTGGCCGTTTTCTCTCAAGACTTCGTATTGAGCCAAGAACATACCGTGAATACCACCCATAAGACATCCTCTTTCACCGTACAAGTCTGAGTTGACTTCTCTTTCAAAGGTGGTTTGGTAAACGTAACCTGAACCAACAGCAATGGCCATAGCAATAGCTTTTTCTTCAGCTTTACCAGTGACATCGTTCCAGACGGCATATGATGAGTTGATACCTCTACCTTCTTTGAACAAAGATCTGACGGTTCTACCTGAACCCTTTGGAGCAGCCAAGATAACATCAATGTTCTTTGGTGGTTCGACGTGAGtcaaatctttgaaaactGGTGAGAAACCGTGGGAAAAGTACAAGGTCTTACCCTCAGTCAACAAAGGCTTGATGGTGTTCCAAGTTTCAGATTGAGCGGCATCTGACAACAAGTTCATAACAATGGTACCTTTTTCAACAGCTTCATTGACATCAAACAAGTTTTCACCTGGGACCCAACCATCTTCGACAGCAGCTTTCCAAGAAGCACCATTCTTACGTACACCGAGAATGACATTCAAACCGTTATCTCTCAAGTTTAAACCTTGACCGTAACCTTGAGAACCGTAACCAATCAAAGCTAAAGTATCATTCTTGAAATAGTCCAACAATTTTTCCTTTGGCCAATCAGCTCTTTCGtgaacaatttcttcaGTACCACCAAAGTTGATAGTCTTGACACCACGTACAGCCATCATTGGCATGGTAGCCTTAGCAATGGTGGTAGTTCTAGTAGCATTAGccaacaatgaaaaagttcTTTTTGACAAAGTAGCTTTTGAGGTGGCTAATCTAGCCATACGGATGGAATTGGTTCTGAATGACATATCtttaataaataaataGCTTGTTGtgtttattgatttatatCCAATAGAAGAAAGTCTGAAAATAAgatcaaagaaaatcaGGTAGGGATTATAGGGGGTTTTTATAAcgttgaaaattttttctcCTTTGAAGAGAGTGAAAAATTATGATTCATTATTCCCTTGTAGGAAGATACTGCATATTATCATAATAGAAGAATCTATATTTTTCAGGCCCTGTATCGGAGAGTTGACCCCAGAAGTGGACTACCGGAAAAGGCGATGACTCAAAAGCTGGTGAAACAAAGGTTGATCTGTTTATCATATAAGGTTCTTTAACACAAATGCCTATCTTGTGCAATGCCTGTGTAGGAATAGCACCTGCATTGCTATTAACGGGCAATTATGGTTATATTGAGCGGCAACGGGCGATGCTCTTCTTTGATCGATTTTCAGCTTCCTGGGAGGCTGGCACCCCAAAAGGCATCAAATGGAAACATCTTCCAAGTCATTAGCTATCGAGAGACCCCACCATGAGAATAATGGAAAGGATTTGTATCCGTTGAGGGCGGTTCAAGCAGGTATTGGATCAAAAGTGAAACTCCGACGTTGTTCGTACGGCCGAAGCAATGCCAATACGTTGAAGGAGACAATTAATCAAGTACCTTTTTCCACCTATCAAGATGCAACGTCTCATACCAACTAGCTAACCGAATTAAAATTTTACCATTATTTTTTCCGATTGATATAGCCCTTAGGGTTTCCACTACACATCTACAAAAAATGCGCAATTAAAAACGAATTAAACTATCAAAGCTATACATCAACCGGCTCGCTTTAATCAAATTACTTGGTGCTCTTTAAcaagttttcaatctttggaGCAATGTCTGCTGGTTTGGCCAATGAACTAAACCTCTCAACAACATTTCCATTCTGATCAACCAAGAACTTTTCGAAATTCCACTTAATTCTAGTCAATCCCAACAAACCTGACTTTTGACTCTTCAAGTATTGATAAACGGGTGAAGCATTGTTACCATTAACATCAATCTTAGCTAAAACAGGAAATGTAACACCGTAATTTACTTTACAGAATGAGCCAATCTCTTCATTTGAACCCGGTTCTTGGTTACCGAATTGGTTACATGGAAATCCCAAAATTTGAACTGGTTTAccttcaaattgtttatttaaTTTCTCAAGCCCTTCATATTGAGGAGTAAAACCACACTTTGAAGCAACATTAACAATAAGGACAACTTTACCCTTCAATTCAGAGAATGGGTATGGGTTTCCTTTACTGTCGAGTGGAGTTAAGTCGTAGAACTTGGACATGATGCGTTTGATACTTGAACGATAACTCAATGTGTAAGAAGTAATTATAAATGGGATAAATTTGTAAACAAGAATAAAAAGAGGCAAGAATAAAAAGTTTGGGTTTTTATTGTAAAGTTGCTACCATTTCCACCCAAGCCAAGGGGTTTAAAATTAAATAAAATGTATCATCATACGTAGTGCTTTCTAatattgaaacaaagatGTAATTAGTCGTCATATGCGAAAAGAGTTCTAAATGTATTTGCAATTTGTCATGCTAGTTCATAATTGCTGTGGCTGTGTAATGTAGAAACATCCCCCCCTTTTGTAATTAATATTACTGATGTTGGTCATTAATAAAAACGTTCTTAAAACCGaattaacaaaaaaaaagaattagTCGTTAAAGCCGCAATCTTCAAAGTTCATTTATGTTTTGTGGTATTTTATTCTAACCTCGGCTTTATTCCACCATCAGAGACTCGAATTTCTTTATCATCCTTACTGTGTAAGGTCGATGTTAAATCAGTTCTATATACAAGAATATGGTGATGAAAATCTGTCTatacaaattcaacaacatagTAATGTTGTTTTCCAAtcctcaacaacatcaactttCCATCTACCAAATGATGATCTTTGTCAAATAATACGACATCCTCAGGATCTTCCACTTGGTTTCTATCTAATCCCAAGTACACCCCCCctgatttgatcaatcttttcaCTTCACTCTTCGACTTTCCAGTGATATTGGCAATTAATGTGCTCAACTTTACGTCATCGCATTTGTTCAAGGGATACTTGTACAATATGCCagatcttttgaaattctcaatcaatttattgGCATTAACGTGGTCATTGAAAGGCTGGTCTGGTGTTGGGAACAAGAATCCTGTGATGTAAGCCATTTCATCACCTACGCCAACTCCATGAACCAAATCCACCACTTCTCTAGCCAATACTCTTTGAGCAATACGCAAGCCTGGATCACTTTGATGTTTAGGAATTAGTTCACCTTCAATCACATTCAATGGTAACAATGTAAACACCTTGAGTAATTTACTGACCATATCATCTGGtacattgatgaaaaattggtaTAATTGATATGGGGTGGTCAAGTGGGAGTCGATAAAGACAGCATTTCCAGCagatttaccaaatttggCACCTGATGTAGTCGTCAATAATGGAACGGTAACTCCAAAAGCTTCCCTTGtcttttcatcttgtttTTTCAATCGTGAAATAAGATCAATACCTGCGGTGATATTCCCCCATTGATCATTTCCTCCAACTTGTATGTTGACACCTTCCACTTTGTACAAGTGGTAGAAGTCATATGCTTGTAGAATTTGATAAGTGAACTCGTTGAATCCGATTCCACCACCTTCTAATCTTGACAGGATTGAATCTCTAGCCAACATTGCACTAACTCTAATATGACGTCCATAAGTTGCCAAAAAGTCCAACATTTTAACATCTTTCCACCATGTCTCATTGTTGACACTGTTGCTTTTACCAATTGTTTTGCTCATTGGAAATTGTCTTGATTTAGCATACTCGATACCATTAGATAAGAATGTAGTGATTTgcttttgtattttgtCAACATTATTCTCAACTTCACTAACCTTTAATGCAGTTCTCTCTGTAGATCTTCCACTGGGGTCACCAACTTGGCCAGTCGCACCTCCTACTAAACCATACACATCACTTCCACTAATTTTAAAATGTAGTAGAACCATCAATGGTAATAGATTACCCAAATGCAAGCTCGAAGCTGTTGGATCTGCACCACAGTAAAGTTTGAACTTTCCATAGTTGTCTCTTTTGGTTATATTTAAAAGCTTATCATCAgtcaatgattcaattaGATGTCTTGATTGCAAGTAGCTGATTAATGATGTGTCGGGACTAGTTTCAGGAGTGAAGTCCTTCCCTTCGGTCAATTCATATACCGTTGGAATTACAGTCACTGTATCTCTTGGTAATGTCGTCGATGAGTTGAGTCTAATTTGTCGACGCAATTGTTGTCTTAGTGATACTTTCGACATCTCTTGGTTAAATGATTTGGATGTTCggaaatcttcaatttttttcgCATCTCTTTTATTTGCAGGAGTTGACATATAGAGGTTAAGATGAACCACAACCAAACCAACGGTTCAAGTCAGGATGTTTCcaaaaagaggaaaagaaagagaagcaAGGGGTCAAAGGTAAAGAATCATGAGAGTATATCACAGGAAGTAGTACAAGAACTGGTCCACTCTCAGAACAAGAAGATCAAGTTTAGCGATGACAATGAGGCTGCAACACCTGATATCCTTGGGGGAGAACCTAAGATCGATAACACAAACGAGACTCTTGAAACCAAGACCCCTATATTGAAGGAAGATAAACCAGAATCGAAGAAAACTTTCGAAAAGCCTAAAGTGGTAAGATacgttgatgatgaagatgattcaGATTCAGATGATGCAAATGACTTCAATTTTCACCGATCCTCGCAACAGTTGTCTGAAAGAGCAAGGGAGCTTTTGAAAGTACGACAAAACTTACCCATCTACCATCACAAGGAAAAGATCACCCAATTTGTGTCAAAAAACCAAGTAACTATCATCATTGGTGAAACTGGTTCAGGAAAATCAACACAAATACCGcaatttttgattccaGAAAACAAGAAAGCCATAGCTGTAACCCAACCAAGAAGAGTTGCAGCTGCGTCATTGGCCGCCAGAGTAAGTGAAGAATACGGTTGTAAGTTAGGTTCCGAGGTAGGATATCAAGTTCGtttcaccaacaaaagcaaCCAGAGGACTAAATTGAAGTACCTCACCGATGGTATGCTTTTGCGAGAGATT
This region of Candida orthopsilosis Co 90-125, chromosome 6 draft sequence genomic DNA includes:
- a CDS encoding Ilv5 ketol-acid reductoisomerase, with product MSFRTNSIRMARLATSKATLSKRTFSLLANATRTTTIAKATMPMMAVRGVKTINFGGTEEIVHERADWPKEKLLDYFKNDTLALIGYGSQGYGQGLNLRDNGLNVILGVRKNGASWKAAVEDGWVPGENLFDVNEAVEKGTIVMNLLSDAAQSETWNTIKPLLTEGKTLYFSHGFSPVFKDLTHVEPPKNIDVILAAPKGSGRTVRSLFKEGRGINSSYAVWNDVTGKAEEKAIAMAIAVGSGYVYQTTFEREVNSDLYGERGCLMGGIHGMFLAQYEVLRENGHTPSEAFNETVEEATQSLYPLIGKYGMDYMYDACSTTARRGALDWYPRFKDALKPVFEELYESVRNGTETKRSLDFNSQPDYRDRLEEELQTIRNMEIWKVGKEVRKLRPENQ
- a CDS encoding glutathione peroxidase, with translation MSKFYDLTPLDSKGNPYPFSELKGKVVLIVNVASKCGFTPQYEGLEKLNKQFEGKPVQILGFPCNQFGNQEPGSNEEIGSFCKVNYGVTFPVLAKIDVNGNNASPVYQYLKSQKSGLLGLTRIKWNFEKFLVDQNGNVVERFSSLAKPADIAPKIENLLKSTK